A stretch of DNA from Magnetococcales bacterium:
GTGATGCGCAATCCCGTGCGCACACTGCCCGGCGGCAGGGCCCGGCTGATGGCGCGGGAGAGAAACTGCATGCCGCCATCGAACGAGACCAGTCGTCCCTTGGGCATGCCCGCTCCCTTGTTGACCTGACCCAGGGCCAGCGCCCCCTTCAGCAGGGAGCCGTATTCCGCCTCCAAAGCGTGAATGCGCGGCACGGCGGCACGCACCGACAGTTGACGCGGATCCCCGGCATAGACCCCGGAGATGAAGGGCTCGATGGCGTAGTCCAGAAACTCCTGCCCCAGACGACGGCGCACGAAAGAGGCGATGCTCTCTTCGTCCGCCGCCCGTCCGATGAAGGGTTCGGCCAGCAGGCGCAACTTGGCCCGCCAGGAAAAGAGAGAGGTGGTCAGAAAGGCGGGTGGCGACGCGGGCAGAGGCTGCAAACGTCCGTCGCGCACCACGTAGCGAATGGCTCCTGCGGTTGCCGCCTCCTGCAGCCGATCCTCCACACCCAGTCCGGCGAGCAGGCGTCCCAGGGCGTCTTCCGGGCGTTTGGGTTTTTGCAGTGTGGAGTTGGGGCCCTCTTCCACCCGGTAGCCGTTGCGCTCCCGGGTGCGAATGCTGCCGCCCGCCTCGGTCTCCCGCTCGAACAGACAGACCGGTATGCCGGCCCGATGCAGAAACCAGGCGGTACTCAGGCCGGAGATGCCGCCGCCGATGATGATGACTTTTTTTGGTGTGTCGTTCACTGAACCGCGCCCATCTTGGGATGTTGAGATCCGTGGCCTTTTCAGTCATGCGGGGGACCGGGGGGCTGGCCCCCCCGGCGGGGTTCGGGGCGGAGCCCCGAGGTGTTGACCTGGCCTTTGGCGGGTCGAAGCGCTGAAGGAAAGCGCACCAACCCGATCCCCCGCACGATCTTCGTAAACCCTTCGACCCGCCGGAGGGGGCAAGGGGAGGGCCTCATCCTCCCCATTTTTGAACTCACCACCAAGACACAGCCGGGGTTGTTCTGAAAAAATATTAAGTTATTCTTGAAAACCCGAACCATGGCGCATTGGCACGTTCAAGGATGGGGAGGATGAGGCCCTCCCCTTGCCCCCTCCGGGCGGGTCGAAGACGGAACAGGGTTTGGAGGCGGTTCGAGGTTGGGCATTTCTTCTTTGGGCTTCGACCCGCCAAAGGCCACGTCAAAACCTCGGGGC
This window harbors:
- the hemG gene encoding protoporphyrinogen oxidase, yielding MNDTPKKVIIIGGGISGLSTAWFLHRAGIPVCLFERETEAGGSIRTRERNGYRVEEGPNSTLQKPKRPEDALGRLLAGLGVEDRLQEAATAGAIRYVVRDGRLQPLPASPPAFLTTSLFSWRAKLRLLAEPFIGRAADEESIASFVRRRLGQEFLDYAIEPFISGVYAGDPRQLSVRAAVPRIHALEAEYGSLLKGALALGQVNKGAGMPKGRLVSFDGGMQFLSRAISRALPPGSVRTGLRITRLSRHERGEPWRCYWEGRVERGIERGDQLVLSVPAREAAFLLRELAPQAAAVLEGIPYAPIASVALGYARAQVAHSLNGFGFLIPRKEGVRSLGGLFSSSLFPGRAPEGHCLLTAFIGGAMDTAFPTETTPDLAARVVDDMAHLLGIQGAPHLLAPTRYERAIPQYTLGHLQRIAAIDRHLEALPGLWTRANWRDGIAVAECVRQAELTAERIVARWTSD